The genomic segment CGACCCGAAGGCAACACCGGGAACAGCGGTTTCTGgtgtctttatcatctcaccaagccAAAATTAAGCCATATAAGGAACTTTTGACTATGGGATATGAAATAGTAGACTGGTGGTTGCATTATGGCATATGTTTGGCTCGCTGTAAGTtaaggaagcaaatatcagctGTTAATACTGACGCCTTGTTTCTATATAATGATCTTTATACCATCACCTTTTactatttgcgtactgttttcactctcaaatgtaaaggaaacttaaaaataagtgaatggccttataaatacctttaattgatgaagataaggcagtgtggagGGTTGTGGTAAAGGCTTGCACTGCTTGTCTTGGTGATGTGTAAATGCACATATTACTGGtatcagcgtgtgtgtgtgtgtgtgcatgtgtgtgtgtgtagacacattctgcatgtgtgtgggggcgttttcagtgtgtttacgagtgttttcggTATATtagggctttttttttatattgtttatggctgtgtgggtgtgtatgggtaaGTATAgcccaccactaccgccactattaccaccaccgtcAGCACAAGACCACTACTGACGTTTTAACCAGTAGTAGAAGGTATCTGTGAAGGCACTACACATGTTTAACAGTATGAATGTCTTTGATAACTATCTATTACTGAATCTATCATCAGTGAGATACTATACTTGTGAAAATATCACATAATGATTTACTGGTTATTGTgatatctttcttttcgttatcgtgtccagcttaaGTTATTTGTCAAAACATTATATATCAAAATGTATttagttgtacagcgagtgttggcagctCCCGCCGGACaagaaacaaggtgcttaaaagatagattatttcatttttctcattctctatttctatcgatACTCATGAACCaggagagttgtgatttatgtgtatatatttatttttgttatatttcaacAGTACAttattatgtatgtaaataaaactatGAAAGCGTGTATGACTTGTCTTGCGTGATATGATGTGaatgtttttcctcttcatgtatatgtgcaatatgtagtgatgctacgtagccaccctgtgtgccagtgagttatccctccctccctcatgcaTGCCTATTGTGTGGCTCTGTGTGCGCAGCAAAGTGAGGTCCTGCCTAGAAGAATGTGCTTCCTTCTACTACATTTAGAAGCTTCTTTAAATGTCCACTTTGTCTTACCTGTATACTGCTTTGTGACTTAAAGTAATAACAGAAGGTAAAGAAGCAAATACTATTGAGTGATGAAATGTTATTGTATTATTACAAAGTGGATGAAAACAGATGCCCTCTATTTGCATGGACATATCACAATATAATTAAAAGGTTCTATACTAATGGTTAGTCTAAATTCTAATAGATGTTCAAttttatatataatacataacaTCACACTCTTCAATATGTACAAGTACATTCTAGACCTAGTGAAACCTCAATTAAATATAATGTATTTGGAGAAATTATACTTCTTATCTTTATcctagaaaatataaaaatcaaggcatttaagaaaaaaattttttttttaattacatcTGAATATcatacatataaagaaaaatcatcCTAGTTTACATTAAGTTCACTGAATCAATTAAGAATAATTCCACTATCATCCAACTAGTTTCTCTATTCCAACCCTGCTTTATTCCTTTACCTATTCATAAGTTAATGCCATCTATCTCTTCCTAAATATATATGGATTCTTTGGTAAGCTAAACTCCTAGAGGTGTTAGCAGCTCCAACAGACATTCCTTTTCCTGGATAGTCACATTTGGATGCCAGAAATCAAGTAACAAAATAGCTCTGGGCTGTGAATGCATATTATTGGGTTGGTTTGTAAAGTGTGCTGAGTGTGTGAAGGAGTCATCAAAGAGTAAAGTTTCTCCTACAACCCACTTATACTGCTGTCCTGCCACCTCCAACCAGCACCCATTTGGCACCTTGATGCCTGTgggggagaaaggagataagatcttacaagagagagagagagagagagagagagagagagagagagagagagagagagagagagagagagagagagagagaaatatccagCTTATTATATTTATAGTGATATATGGAATAGTCACAACCACATAAGAGAAGATACTTAATACAAATACATACCCAGGTGACAACGGAGACGCAGGTTGGTGGGTCCCTGGTGAGGTGTGATGTGAGAGTCTGGATATAGTATGGAGAAAGCTGCATTACCAAACACACAGTCATTCATCATTGCTGGCAGACACCCTAGAATGATCTCAGCAACCCTTGGGCAACTGTGGCAATTTGAGGTGTTGATCTTCCCTTGATCAACAAATGGAAAAATGCACCAGTGTCCTTCAAGGATGCTATTATTCTTCCAGCCTGTTGTGTCTCCTGATTGGAGTCTGCTGAAGACCTTCTCAAATTCCTGTGTGATTAACTCAAAGTTCAGTTTAAGAAGCTTCTGCTCATTGGTAAGGACATCATACTCAGTCCAGTTAGGATTTGCTGGTAAGCCCATAACGTGGAATAATGTTGGCTTTTGGTAAGTCATCTGTGTCTtgagttttcctttcttcatttccttttcaacCTTATCTTgcattgttttttccttttcatcttcactgcatcctccatccttttgagcctttttttcctcatgaaTTTCTTTGTTCCAatccttcatttctccattATTCTGGTCAGGGGAACTGGCTTTACCTTCGTGCCTTTTCTGTTTTCCCCTATACTTCAGTTTCCCTCCAGTCTCTTCTTCAGTtgcaattttcctttcctcttctctctcatttcttgtaACATCAgtaattttttcacttttctccagTTTACCTTGTGTCTGTAGTCTCCTTACAGCTTGTTCCACACGATCTACTGATACCATGATTTCTCTGCCCTTCAATCTTCTCCATCTCTGTATAATCTGGTGCTGTAGCTCACCATATCTCTGACATCTCACACACTGCACATTATTACACTTGTCTGTTTCTGAATCACTAGCTGAGCATCCATTAGAAGGTAGGTGGAGAAATAAGCTCCTGAATGCATGGAGAAGAATGTCATTAAGTGGGAGATTAGTTTCTTTCTTGTATAGGTATAGGAGGATCAAGGAAGCAAAGATGGTGCCGAGAAAGAAAGCAGGtaagaatggaagggagggaccAGGAAGCTTGGTGAGGATATTGGAGCAGCAATCTACGaaccccattttcttttcttttttttgtcagcactttttctatatttatttagtcCACCTGTAGATTTTTGTCTTTTGGTTTGCTTGTGTTTCAATCTAGTGAAGTTGCTATGAACATATTTTATCTCTTATGGTCAGATGctgcttgtttctcttccttttatctatttactttataCTTTAGCATATTATGACAAAACTACTATTTCCGAGCTTGCTTGGTCTTATTGTTCAACATACTACTGTAATTATACCTTAAGAAGATTCTTTATAAGTTTAGGAAATTAAATAACTTTTTCTTATGTTGTATGTTCATGTCTGGAGTAGTTGTTACTGAAATATCACACTGTTTCTGTCACACATCCTCAGCACTAACTGTAGATGTTCTGTTTgcatcccctctcctcctctctccttctctctctctctaagtgggtCAAGACTTGAAACTTGAGCTGGAAGTCACTCAGTAGACACTGTCAGTGTAGCCTTTGGAATAACACTCTTCTACACACATCtgttgggaagaaaaaaataaaaattaagagTTCGTTTCtccgttttcctttccctctctcagtATCAAACTAATACTATTCCCTTCAGTATCAGGGAACACCTATCTCCCATTCTTTTCCTTAAATACATTCAAATAgaaatctttcatattttcattccattGCCTTTAACATGCAACCCCAGCTAATAATCCACTTTCTGTGCTTTCTCATCCTATTCCATTCTTCCACTGTCTTCTACCACTACCTCTAACACCTTTGTTCTTGTGATATATATGGAAAAGGCATCAATCTGACATTAAGTAATAAGGAGTGCATCAATGGTTGTATTTTCATGCCTAGATAGAACATGAACATTAGAAAAAATCCCTAGATTAGGTCTGGGGAATTTCTTACTAGCTGCAGAGATTTTTGTGTTCTATCTACCTTTGATACattctaactaaacctaatctaagctGACACTTACTTAACCTAAATTAATGCTGGGATTTTCGCATTCTGTGCAAACCTTACTTATTAGTGTTCATAATAAATGAGTAATAAGCAAGGGAAAGAGTATGGAAGCAATGTGTCCAAAATATGTCTATTTTCCAGTGATGCTCTCCTTTTTATGTATCAGTGAGACTGATGGCTTTCTCCAGCAATACCGTTCTTGATATTGGAGTAATGATAATGGCCTAGGAAGAAGGGATGGGGAAGTCCAGGTGGCACAGCCCCCAGGCTAGGATAGGTAGAAGGTACAGAAATACATAATGTTGAGTGAAAATCCCGTAGATTTTCAGGTTTCACTTAACACTCGCCCTACACTCAAAACCTGATTCCCCAtatgtccccaagcttgtttttgGAAAACACAGACTCACTATGAATAATAATCAGATCAAGAAAGGATGACTGAAGAGCTTGTTGTCAAATCCTTAGTGATCCAGTGATTGTGTCAGCGATACTCCAGACGGAGCCCAGAACCCAGGGAACCAATCCTTGCAAAGTCCGACTGACATTAAATTTTACCCTCCGTTGGTCTCAGGGTCCGGtgaattgttttgtttatcccgTTGACTTCCAAGCAGTAATAATATTGATTCCCACCTAATGTCGGGTTACTGTTGCCTGCTTCTGGTCCACTTCAAagaggtgagtggtgagtgctgACGTTGTTTGGGTGTCTGCGCAAGGCAACCAACCCAGCAGAAGGTAAACATTCAACACttttggaaaataagggaaaaggaaacacaaggaataaaaaaaaataatattaacaacaactaaAGAGCAATGGATAGATACAAAATACGATATATAAGATTcaacaagacaatagaaatgTAAAAGTCGCAAAGGGCCGTTGTAAAGGCCATCCCACCGGCCCACAGCTGGCTCAACTACATAGCGTACACATTACAGGCGTCTACAGGTACTGCTTGCCACTTCCAGGAGGCACTCAACATCCACCAGTGCCCTCAGCCTGACATTAAGAGCTGCCTGTAACAAAATCAAGATgtaagtaaatgtgtgtgtgtgtgtgggagggagggtaaaGATTTGTTATGTATACTAGTCATAGTGAATGTTTACATAATTTCAAAAGCAAAGAATTGTATCATGTTTGGAatccctccccccaaaaaaacagcGTCCCTGTATATAGGTCAACCAGTCTTTCCTTAAATATTTGGTCTTATGAATGAGATATATACATGAGAAAATTTAGTAAATTTAATATCAACATCCAATAAAGCATGCATTAGGGTAATACTTTAGGAAAGATGAAAttctaaaacaaaaatactaaGTGATATATTAGTTAGTATATTTAGAAAACAACAAGACAGGAAGTATGAAAGACACGTTTTGATAATGTCCTCTATGTGTTGCAGCCATGGCATCCAAATTACCTGTGGCATCAGGCTTGTACAACTATGCACGCC from the Portunus trituberculatus isolate SZX2019 chromosome 17, ASM1759143v1, whole genome shotgun sequence genome contains:
- the LOC123504982 gene encoding uncharacterized protein LOC123504982 — its product is MGFVDCCSNILTKLPGPSLPFLPAFFLGTIFASLILLYLYKKETNLPLNDILLHAFRSLFLHLPSNGCSASDSETDKCNNVQCVRCQRYGELQHQIIQRWRRLKGREIMVSVDRVEQAVRRLQTQGKLEKSEKITDVTRNEREEERKIATEEETGGKLKYRGKQKRHEGKASSPDQNNGEMKDWNKEIHEEKKAQKDGGCSEDEKEKTMQDKVEKEMKKGKLKTQMTYQKPTLFHVMGLPANPNWTEYDVLTNEQKLLKLNFELITQEFEKVFSRLQSGDTTGWKNNSILEGHWCIFPFVDQGKINTSNCHSCPRVAEIILGCLPAMMNDCVFGNAAFSILYPDSHITPHQGPTNLRLRCHLGIKVPNGCWLEVAGQQYKWVVGETLLFDDSFTHSAHFTNQPNNMHSQPRAILLLDFWHPNVTIQEKECLLELLTPLGV